The Erythrobacter aurantius genome includes a window with the following:
- a CDS encoding alkylphosphonate utilization protein — protein sequence MSDEDYVYDEASGEWMPASEFATRQAAEDIVEVRDAVGNLLADGDAVTLIKDLEVKGAGQTLKQGTLIKSIRLTGHSQEIDCKYPGIKGLVLRAEFVKKR from the coding sequence ATGAGCGACGAAGATTACGTCTATGACGAAGCATCGGGCGAATGGATGCCAGCCAGCGAATTCGCCACGCGTCAGGCAGCAGAAGACATCGTCGAAGTGCGCGACGCGGTGGGCAATCTGCTGGCTGACGGCGATGCCGTGACGCTCATCAAGGATCTTGAGGTGAAGGGCGCGGGACAAACGCTCAAGCAGGGCACGCTGATCAAGTCGATCCGGCTGACAGGTCACAGCCAGGAGATCGATTGCAAATATCCCGGCATCAAAGGCCTCGTCCTGCGTGCCGAATTCGTAAAGAAACGCTAG